One window from the genome of Epinephelus moara isolate mb chromosome 5, YSFRI_EMoa_1.0, whole genome shotgun sequence encodes:
- the arfip1 gene encoding arfaptin-1 isoform X2, with the protein MSEVSLEAETGKTSAKDSHMDCVEADKAEESLSEVVQQESVDSSRARDEGGDVLYDVDIDSAEENDDRDVQEEAEGIQRESVVARSDSNAAHVSDSVENGGHETNHRVETAGSPEESGESHTETKESTMTEESHRSSAAEIPVTSNGDLDQSPEMVFQRDSYPSGPGALNLSESCVSASNFASTTEGIIESGPYKGQMNAQPNSGAVVLSDDLKSPAMEKLDLVRKWSINTYKCTRQILSEKLGRGSRTVDLELEAQIEVLRDNKRKYQNVIKLAQTLATQLSQIMQTQRQLGDAFADLSLKSPELHEEFGYNADTQKLLSKNGETLLGAINFFISSVNTLVDKTIEDTMINIKQYEVARVEYDAYRTDLEELNLGPRDTTTMPKIEHSQQQFQIHREKYERMRNDVSVKLKFLEENKVKVLHNQLILFHNAIAAYYAGNQQQLEQTLKQFHIKLKMPGGDSPSWLEEH; encoded by the exons GCTGACAAAGCGGAAGAGAGTTTGAGTGAGGTTGTACAGCAGGAGAGTGTAGACAGCAGTAGGGCACGAGATGAAGGAGGTGATGTGCTGTACGACGTTGATATTGACAGCGCTGAAGAAAACGATGACAGAGATGTTCAGGAGGAGGCTGAGGGCATTCAGAGGGAGAGTGTAGTGGCACGCAGTGACAGCAATGCCGCACACGTGTCTGATAGTGTAGAAAATGGGGGACACGAGACAAATCATCGTGTTGAAACAGCTGGAAGCCCAGAGGAGAGTGGAGAGTCTCACACTGAAACAAAG GAAAGCACAATGACTGAGGAGTCCCATAGAAGCTCAGCCGCTGAGATCCCAGTCACCAGCAATGGAGACCTGGATCAGAGCCCTGAGATGGTATTCCAGAGG GACTCCTACCCCAGTGGCCCCGGGGCCCTGAACCTTTCAGAGTCCTGTGTCTCCGCCAGCAACTTTGCGTCAACAACAGAGGGCATCATTGAATCAGGACCATACAAAG GCCAGATGAATGCACAGCCAAACAGTGGAGCAGTGGTCCTTTCAGATGACTTAAAGAGCCCAGCCATGGAAAAACTGGACCTAGTGAGAAAGTGGAGCATCAACACATACAAA TGTACCAGGCAGATCCTGTCAGAGAAGCTGGGACGGGGCTCGAGGACCGTAGACCTGGAGCTGGAGGCTCAAATCGAAGTCCTCCGCGACAACAAGAGGAAGTACCAGAATGTAATCAAGCTGGCTCAGACGCTGGCCACTCAGCTGTCCCAGATAATGCAGACGCAGAGGCAGCTGGGCGACGCCTTCGCCGACCTCAGCCTCAAGTCACCAGAACTGCAT GAGGAGTTTGGTTACAACGCTGACACCCAAAAGCTTTTGTCCAAAAATGGAGAGACACTGCTGGGTGCCATCAACTTTTTCATCAGCAGCGTTAACACACTCGTGGACAAAACAATCGAAGACACCATGATTAATATCAAACAGTATGAAGTTGCCAG GGTTGAGTACGACGCGTACCGTACAGACTTGGAGGAGCTGAATCTGGGCCCACGTGACACCACCACAATGCCCAAGATCGAACACTCCCAGCAGCAGTTCCAGATCCACCGCGAGAAGTACGAGAGGATGCGAAACGACGTCTCCGTCAAACTGAAGTTTCTGGAAGAGAACAAG GTGAAGGTATTGCACAACCAGCTCATCCTGTTCCATAATGCCATAGCTGCGTACTACGCTGGAAACCAACAGCAGCTGGAACAGACACTCAAGCAGTTCCACATCAAGTTGAAAATGCCAGGTGGGGACAGTCCATCCTGGTTGGAAGAGCACTAA
- the arfip1 gene encoding arfaptin-1 isoform X1, which yields MSEVSLEAETGKTSAKDSHMDCVEADKAEESLSEVVQQESVDSSRARDEGGDVLYDVDIDSAEENDDRDVQEEAEGIQRESVVARSDSNAAHVSDSVENGGHETNHRVETAGSPEESGESHTETKESTMTEESHRSSAAEIPVTSNGDLDQSPEMVFQRDSYPSGPGALNLSESCVSASNFASTTEGIIESGPYKGSASLPTSPVAPVAPSSAVASRLARSSSDSQAEQGQMNAQPNSGAVVLSDDLKSPAMEKLDLVRKWSINTYKCTRQILSEKLGRGSRTVDLELEAQIEVLRDNKRKYQNVIKLAQTLATQLSQIMQTQRQLGDAFADLSLKSPELHEEFGYNADTQKLLSKNGETLLGAINFFISSVNTLVDKTIEDTMINIKQYEVARVEYDAYRTDLEELNLGPRDTTTMPKIEHSQQQFQIHREKYERMRNDVSVKLKFLEENKVKVLHNQLILFHNAIAAYYAGNQQQLEQTLKQFHIKLKMPGGDSPSWLEEH from the exons GCTGACAAAGCGGAAGAGAGTTTGAGTGAGGTTGTACAGCAGGAGAGTGTAGACAGCAGTAGGGCACGAGATGAAGGAGGTGATGTGCTGTACGACGTTGATATTGACAGCGCTGAAGAAAACGATGACAGAGATGTTCAGGAGGAGGCTGAGGGCATTCAGAGGGAGAGTGTAGTGGCACGCAGTGACAGCAATGCCGCACACGTGTCTGATAGTGTAGAAAATGGGGGACACGAGACAAATCATCGTGTTGAAACAGCTGGAAGCCCAGAGGAGAGTGGAGAGTCTCACACTGAAACAAAG GAAAGCACAATGACTGAGGAGTCCCATAGAAGCTCAGCCGCTGAGATCCCAGTCACCAGCAATGGAGACCTGGATCAGAGCCCTGAGATGGTATTCCAGAGG GACTCCTACCCCAGTGGCCCCGGGGCCCTGAACCTTTCAGAGTCCTGTGTCTCCGCCAGCAACTTTGCGTCAACAACAGAGGGCATCATTGAATCAGGACCATACAAAG GGTCAGCAAGCCTGCCCACATCACCCGTGGCACCTGTAGCTCCCAGCTCAGCTGTTGCTAGCCGTCTGGCACGCTCTTCCAGCGATAGTCAGGCTGAGCAAG GCCAGATGAATGCACAGCCAAACAGTGGAGCAGTGGTCCTTTCAGATGACTTAAAGAGCCCAGCCATGGAAAAACTGGACCTAGTGAGAAAGTGGAGCATCAACACATACAAA TGTACCAGGCAGATCCTGTCAGAGAAGCTGGGACGGGGCTCGAGGACCGTAGACCTGGAGCTGGAGGCTCAAATCGAAGTCCTCCGCGACAACAAGAGGAAGTACCAGAATGTAATCAAGCTGGCTCAGACGCTGGCCACTCAGCTGTCCCAGATAATGCAGACGCAGAGGCAGCTGGGCGACGCCTTCGCCGACCTCAGCCTCAAGTCACCAGAACTGCAT GAGGAGTTTGGTTACAACGCTGACACCCAAAAGCTTTTGTCCAAAAATGGAGAGACACTGCTGGGTGCCATCAACTTTTTCATCAGCAGCGTTAACACACTCGTGGACAAAACAATCGAAGACACCATGATTAATATCAAACAGTATGAAGTTGCCAG GGTTGAGTACGACGCGTACCGTACAGACTTGGAGGAGCTGAATCTGGGCCCACGTGACACCACCACAATGCCCAAGATCGAACACTCCCAGCAGCAGTTCCAGATCCACCGCGAGAAGTACGAGAGGATGCGAAACGACGTCTCCGTCAAACTGAAGTTTCTGGAAGAGAACAAG GTGAAGGTATTGCACAACCAGCTCATCCTGTTCCATAATGCCATAGCTGCGTACTACGCTGGAAACCAACAGCAGCTGGAACAGACACTCAAGCAGTTCCACATCAAGTTGAAAATGCCAGGTGGGGACAGTCCATCCTGGTTGGAAGAGCACTAA
- the arfip1 gene encoding arfaptin-1 isoform X3: MTEESHRSSAAEIPVTSNGDLDQSPEMVFQRDSYPSGPGALNLSESCVSASNFASTTEGIIESGPYKGSASLPTSPVAPVAPSSAVASRLARSSSDSQAEQGQMNAQPNSGAVVLSDDLKSPAMEKLDLVRKWSINTYKCTRQILSEKLGRGSRTVDLELEAQIEVLRDNKRKYQNVIKLAQTLATQLSQIMQTQRQLGDAFADLSLKSPELHEEFGYNADTQKLLSKNGETLLGAINFFISSVNTLVDKTIEDTMINIKQYEVARVEYDAYRTDLEELNLGPRDTTTMPKIEHSQQQFQIHREKYERMRNDVSVKLKFLEENKVKVLHNQLILFHNAIAAYYAGNQQQLEQTLKQFHIKLKMPGGDSPSWLEEH, translated from the exons ATGACTGAGGAGTCCCATAGAAGCTCAGCCGCTGAGATCCCAGTCACCAGCAATGGAGACCTGGATCAGAGCCCTGAGATGGTATTCCAGAGG GACTCCTACCCCAGTGGCCCCGGGGCCCTGAACCTTTCAGAGTCCTGTGTCTCCGCCAGCAACTTTGCGTCAACAACAGAGGGCATCATTGAATCAGGACCATACAAAG GGTCAGCAAGCCTGCCCACATCACCCGTGGCACCTGTAGCTCCCAGCTCAGCTGTTGCTAGCCGTCTGGCACGCTCTTCCAGCGATAGTCAGGCTGAGCAAG GCCAGATGAATGCACAGCCAAACAGTGGAGCAGTGGTCCTTTCAGATGACTTAAAGAGCCCAGCCATGGAAAAACTGGACCTAGTGAGAAAGTGGAGCATCAACACATACAAA TGTACCAGGCAGATCCTGTCAGAGAAGCTGGGACGGGGCTCGAGGACCGTAGACCTGGAGCTGGAGGCTCAAATCGAAGTCCTCCGCGACAACAAGAGGAAGTACCAGAATGTAATCAAGCTGGCTCAGACGCTGGCCACTCAGCTGTCCCAGATAATGCAGACGCAGAGGCAGCTGGGCGACGCCTTCGCCGACCTCAGCCTCAAGTCACCAGAACTGCAT GAGGAGTTTGGTTACAACGCTGACACCCAAAAGCTTTTGTCCAAAAATGGAGAGACACTGCTGGGTGCCATCAACTTTTTCATCAGCAGCGTTAACACACTCGTGGACAAAACAATCGAAGACACCATGATTAATATCAAACAGTATGAAGTTGCCAG GGTTGAGTACGACGCGTACCGTACAGACTTGGAGGAGCTGAATCTGGGCCCACGTGACACCACCACAATGCCCAAGATCGAACACTCCCAGCAGCAGTTCCAGATCCACCGCGAGAAGTACGAGAGGATGCGAAACGACGTCTCCGTCAAACTGAAGTTTCTGGAAGAGAACAAG GTGAAGGTATTGCACAACCAGCTCATCCTGTTCCATAATGCCATAGCTGCGTACTACGCTGGAAACCAACAGCAGCTGGAACAGACACTCAAGCAGTTCCACATCAAGTTGAAAATGCCAGGTGGGGACAGTCCATCCTGGTTGGAAGAGCACTAA